The following proteins come from a genomic window of Lolium rigidum isolate FL_2022 chromosome 5, APGP_CSIRO_Lrig_0.1, whole genome shotgun sequence:
- the LOC124653699 gene encoding protein FAR-RED IMPAIRED RESPONSE 1-like — translation MQNYYRDFKEIIRDADAQTIIDAMESKQKINPTFFFRYELDDENKLTHIFWADGTSRKNYALFGNVLSFDSTYRTNRYDLVFAPFTGINHHKDCVTFGGSFLCHEKIGSYRWLFKAFLEAMGGVAPTLIITDEDKSMKAAIEEVLPNTVHRLCMWHILNKVPEKVGRELNKNEDFQREFSICVWASETPDEFEEKWSSVISDFGLQDNEWLAAKYEIRQSWIPAYFRGVFLSGLLRTTSRSESENAFFGHFIHRRLSLLEFWIRYETAIEEQRQKELEHDNASLHTLPVLVTTWSIENHAREVYTHTVFMLFQAQVVAAMEKCDVRKIEQVGEVQTTCISHGKGRIREVVFNSSKKDVQCSCKLFESVGIPCSHMIVVLKREQFSEIPSHYVLDRWKKTANQKVVLDANGNVLQGTSRTLPPVIDQMYSDTYCKFNMGMMAAKHCEEKMQYLHKGINDLIDHVLHMGPASERTKVQEFESFIGVKIPSEINIHPPAIAHTKGNGKRFKKSSEKGTSGKKKRRSASSQKG, via the exons ATGCAGAACTATTACCGTGATTTTAAAGAGATAATTAGAGATGCAGATGCGCAGACTATAATTGATGCCATGGAAAGTAAACAGAAGATCAATCCAACTTTCTTCTTCAGGTATGAACTAGATGATGAGAACAAGCTAACACACATTTTctgggctgatggtacctctagaAAGAACTATGCACTATTTGGAAATGTTTTGTCCTTTGATTCCACATATCGCACCAATCGATATGACCTCGTGTTTGCCCCTTTCACTGGCATTAACCACCACAAAGATTGTGTTACATTTGGTGGCTCATTTCTATGCCATGAAAAGATTGGATCATACAGATGGTTATTCAAGGCATTTCTGGAAGCAATGGGAGGTGTTGCACCTACACTTATAATCACCGATGAGGACAAAAGCATGAAAGCTGCAATTGAAGAAGTATTGCCAAACACTGTACACAGACTTTGCATGTGGCATATTCTGAACAAAGTGCCCGAGAAAGTTGGACGGGAACTAAACAAAAATGAGGATTTCCAAAGGGAATTTAGTATATGTGTGTGGGCCTCGGAGACCCCGGATGAATTTGAGGAGAAATGGTCATCTGTTATCTCAGACTTTGGACTACAAGACAACGAATGGTTGGCAGCCAAGTATGAAATACGCCAATCATGGATACCTGCTTACTTTCGAGGTGTATTTCTTTCTGGTTTGTTGAGGACTACATCAAGATCTGAGAGTGAGAATGCATTTTTTGGTCATTTCATTCACCGGCGACTCTCTTTGCTTGAATTTTGGATAAGATATGAAACTGCCATTGAGGAACAACGTCAAAAGGAGTTGGAACATGATAACGCAAGCTTGCATACACTCCCGGTATTGGTGACTACGTGGAGCATCGAGAACCACGCTAGAGAAGTCTACACTCATACAGTTTTTATGTTATTCCAAGCCCAAGTAGTTGCTGCCATGGAGAAGTGTGATGTACGGAAAATAGAACAAGTTGGAGAAGTACAAACCACATGTATCAGTCATGGAAAAGGCAGGATAAGGGAGGTGGTCTTCAACTCTTCTAAGAAGGATGTGCAATGTTCTTGTAAATTGTTTGAATCTGTGGGTATACCTTGCTCTCACATGATAGTTGTCCTTAAGAGGGAGCAATTTAGCGAGATCCCAAGCCATTATGTGCTCGATAGATGGAAAAAAACGGCAAACCAGAAGGTAGTCCTTGATGCCAATGGGAATGTTCTTCAAGGTACAAGTAGAACCCTTCCACCCGTCATTGATCAAATGTACTCTGATACATACTGTAAGTTCAATATGGGCATGATGGCTGCCAAACATTGCGAGGAGAAGATGCAATATTTGCATAAAGGTATTAATGATCTCATAGACCATGTTTTGCACATGGGTCCTGCAAGTGAGCGAACTAAGGTCCAAGAGTTTGAGTCATTTATTGGAGTAAAAATTCCATCTGAGATCAATATCCATCCACCTGCTATAGCACATACAAAGGGCAATGGTAAAAGGTTTAAGAAGAGCTCAGAGAAAGGAACAAGTGGGAAAAAAAAGAGGAG GTCTGCAAGCAGCCAGAAGGGATAA